One stretch of Anguilla anguilla isolate fAngAng1 chromosome 5, fAngAng1.pri, whole genome shotgun sequence DNA includes these proteins:
- the zfand6 gene encoding AN1-type zinc finger protein 6: MAQETNQAQVPLLCVTGCGFYGNPRTNGMCSVCYKDFLQRQNNSGRVSPPVSTSVSSIGESLASQCTETSLAEVLPVLPQASTPLEPSSVASSRALLTQASRTHSEEDDSTGDKVGLKTEESQVSVSENSDQAPDGGQDQSPEKPKPKKNRCFMCRKKVGLTGFDCRCGNVFCGIHRYSDMHSCTFDYKADAAEKIRKENPVVVGEKIQKI; this comes from the exons ATGGCTCAAGAGACAAACCAGGCCCAAGTGCCTCTGCTGTGTGTCACCGGGTGTGGCTTTTATGGGAACCCTCGGACCAACGGGATGTGTTCGGTCTGCTATAAAGACTTCTTACAGCGGCAGAACAACAGCGGCAGAGTCAGCCCGCCAG TGTCCACCAGCGTCAGCAGTATAGGCGAGTCTCTGGCCTCGCAGTGCACAGAGACCAGCCTGGCTGAGGTCCTACCTGTGCTGCCCCAGGCCAGCACACCACTGGAACCGAGCAG TGTTGCATCCAGCCGGGCACTCCTAACACAAGCTTCACGAACACATTCTGAAGAGGATGATTCGACGGGGGACAAAGTTGGGCTGAAAACAGAAGAATCGCAGG TTTCAGTGTCAGAAAACTCAGACCAGGCTCCTGATGGAGGACAGGACCAGTCTCCCGAGAAGCCCAAACCGAAGAAGAACCGCTGCTTCATGTGTCGAAAGAAAGTAGGCCTTACAG GGTTTGACTGCAGATGTGGAAATGTGTTCTGCGGCATCCATCGATACTCTGACATGCACAGCTGCACATTTGACTACAAGGCCGACGCAGCTGAGAAAATTAGGAAAGAAAACCCCGTAGTTGTTGGAGAAAAAATCCAGAAGATCTGA